A single genomic interval of Trachemys scripta elegans isolate TJP31775 chromosome 3, CAS_Tse_1.0, whole genome shotgun sequence harbors:
- the POMC gene encoding pro-opiomelanocortin has protein sequence MLKPVRSGLLAIVGVLLFHAAGGVTSQCWQSSRCQELSTEAGLLECIKACKLDLSAESPVYPGNGHLQPLSENIRKYVMSHFRWNKFGRKNSSSVTGHKREEIPSNLLFGFFPDASPAQRGDKEEEGAALERQDSKRSYSMEHFRWGKPVGRKRRPIKVYPNGVEEESAESYPLEFRRDLSKELDYPEFESLESPESEEEMVSEEEEKKDGKSYKMHHFRWNTPPKDKRYGGFMTSENSQTPLMTLFKNAIIKNAYKKGQ, from the exons ATGCTGAAACCCGTCCGGAGCGGCCTGCTGGCGATTGTGGGCGTGCTGCTCTTTCACGCGGCCGGCGGAGTGACCAGCCAGTGCTGGCAGAGCAGCAGGTGTCAGGAGCTCAGCACAGAAGCTGGCCTGCTG GAGTGCATCAAAGCCTGCAAACTGGACCTGTCTGCAGAGTCACCTGTGTACCCAGGTAATGGCCACCTGCAGCCTCTGTCTGAGAACATCCGGAAGTATGTCATGAGCCACTTCCGCTGGAACAAGTTCGGCAGGAAGAACAGCAGCAGTGTCACTGGTCACAAGCGAGAAGAGATCCCCAGCAATCTCCTCTTTGGCTTCTTCCCTGATGCTTCCCCAGCCCAAAGAGGAGACAAAGAAGAAGAAGGAGCTGCCCTCGAAAGGCAAGACAGCAAACGATCCTACTCAATGGAGCATTTCCGATGGGGGAAGCCAGTAGGCAGGAAGAGGAGACCCATCAAGGTCTATCCCAATGGGGTGGAAGAGGAGTCCGCCGAGAGCTACCCACTGGAGTTCAGAAGAGACCTCTCTAAGGAACTGGACTACCCCGAGTTCGAGTCCCTGGAAAGCCCAGAGAGCGAGGAAGAGATGGtctcagaggaggaagagaagaaagacGGAAAGTCCTACAAGATGCACCATTTCCGATGGAACACCCCGCCCAAAGACAAGCGATACGGGGGCTTCATGACATCGGAGAACAGCCAGACCCCTTTAATGACTCTTTTTAAGAATGCCATAATCAAAAATGCCTACAAGAAAGGCCAGTAA